The following are from one region of the Aquila chrysaetos chrysaetos chromosome 23, bAquChr1.4, whole genome shotgun sequence genome:
- the FANCB gene encoding Fanconi anemia group B protein isoform X1, whose product MLLGKQEHFLSYNGEVLIFQLSKPNHVEGAADKTMNLCVRRMSFNRDTKLFVQKSSGLFSMRASHLKIEIICCSCATDSRTGVILPCILMKKKKRNNVFRYLLLLLHSSNQFEQSFYFKLDYELKEDIRLFTGPSVLWRHANKLFYISSDTCTVLSAPVQLSSVVWTGEIADEGTVVLGTGTACLPESEDEDEFSTSDRAIWGSEFFGYAVKTQKMLTGTCFMPHAYSRVVSSVYVCKNEISKKQLRISLVAITHKNQLIWFQNGLPKGVCELPYEKPCSVKTAVTSSSDLLFIVSFASGNICVVQRRDSLQVASKWQKVKSVLVDDFIGSGSEQLLLLLKDDSNTEVLSTFILTDLGEVNYASGINYKHDVPAAEGLQENGLLTVQALETRLQAGCTSVRELQQHLRLKKKVILESCRALINLVEERTHILPTAKEVKCRGEYRSLLNSAEPFVEGASLNHLLLSPEGLVSLWDDVENPPHSLSKETSLASKVPEHFIEKLWQRVVGDSLVVGVELTASFYLSLSDVSLSLVMDQDFSLISPIIKCRNKIIKLNKAFSALSVSSCQIEPPPKKMKLDLHSKNDLKKEFPKRCSQLQLDGAKMVIAVTSLSPLLAFHRVCCIVLLHAKKQKRQNDSLQESKNITVLCGKILLSLEDISNGKYSVKMLRDNSYCTGSMEDILAVLAVSVRFSFQIVSSGCTLTPVNSWLLGEMECTPFKECHDSIFCHKAGNVYGTVFNWTLKNPFEGVLTLFCRNLTVLFQCLHSLSRVLPPSCDVKLLRSGSKSILTEQLALALEKEIFILRCSFFSKESKAENSLTWDNKPGKKISDVPVASLLDSEDGVQQFRKKLQNEREESVLSMNQTMNGALYQEIALKIAEAQLSSDMIVWRLSKS is encoded by the exons ATGCTTCTGGGTAAGCAAGAACACTTCCTGTCCTACAATGGTGAAGTCCTTATATTTCAGCTGTCAAAACCAAATCATGTCGAGGGAGCAGCTGATAAAACAATGAACTTATGTGTCAGAAGAATGTCATTCAACAGAGACACTAAGCTGTTTGTTCAGAAGTCTTCTGGATTATTCAGCATGCGTGccagtcatttaaaaattgaaataatttgttgtaGCTGCGCAACGGATTCCAGAACAGGGGTTATTCTTCCCTGCATTttgatgaagaagaaaaaacgGAACAATGTTTTCAGATACCTTTTATTGTTGCTTCACAGCTCAAATCAATTTGAGcagtccttttattttaaattggattATGAGCTGAAAGAAGACATCAGGTTGTTTACTGGCCCTTCAGTCTTGTGGAGGCATGCCAACAAGCTGTTCTACATCTCTTCTGACACCTGCACAGTTCTAAGTGCTCCTGTTCAGCTGTCTTCTGTTGTGTGGACAGGTGAAATTGCAGATGAAGGCACTGTTGTCTTAGGGACAGGAACTGCTTGCCTGCCAGAGAGTGAAGATGAGGATGAGTTTTCCACTTCAGACAGAGCCATCTGGGGTAGCGAGTTCTTTGGATACGcagttaaaacacaaaaaatgctAACTGGCACGTGCTTTATGCCTCATGCTTACAGCAGAGTGGTATCTTCTGTCTACGTCTGCAAGAATGAGATATCAAAAAAACAGCTCCGAATATCACTTGTTGCCATAACCCACAAGAATCAGCTTATTTGGTTCCAAAATGGTCTCCCTAAAGGTGTTTGTGAGCTTCCTTATGAGAAACCATGTTCAGTAAAAACAGCTGTAACCAGTAGCAGTGATTTGCTATTTATTGTGTCTTTTGCCTCCGGAAATATCTGTGTTGTACAGAGGAGAGACAGCTTACAG GTGGCTTCCAAATGGCAAAAAGTGAAGTCTGTTCTGGTGGATGATTTTATTGGCTCTGGAAGCGAGCAACTGTTACTTCTTTTGAAGGATGATTCCAATACAGAAGTGTTAAGTACGTTCATACTAACAGATCTTGGAGAGGTCAACTATGCA agTGGTATTAATTATAAACATGATGTTCCTGCTGCAGAAGGATTGCAAGAGAATGGTTTGCTTACTGTCCAAGCCCTTGAAACAAGATTACAG gCTGGTTGCACCTCTGTTCGAGAACTACAGCAGCATTTAAGACTCAAAAAGAAGGTTATTCTTGAATCTTGCAGAGCATTAATAAATCTTGTTGAAGAAAGAACCCATATTCTACCAACTGCAAAAGAGGTAAAATGCAGAGGAGAGTACAGATCTCTTCTGAATTCTGCTGAGCCATTTGTAGAGGGTGCTTCCCTCAACCACTTGTTGCTTTCACCG GAAGGTCTTGTCTCTCTCTGGGATGATGTAGAAAATCCTCCTCATTCTCTTAGTAAAGAGACATCATTGGCGTCTAAAGTCCCAGAGCACTTCATAGAGAAATTGTGGCAGCGTGTTGTGGGTGACAGCTTGGTAGTTGGAGTAGAACTAACTGCATCATTTTACTT GTCACTGAGTGATGTCAGTTTATCTTTAGTGATGGATCAAGACTTCTCTTTGATTTCTCCGATTATCAAGTGTCGAAATAAAATCATTAAGCTGAACAAAGCATTCTCAGCATTGTCTGTCTCCTCGTGTCAAATTGAGCCTCCTccaaaaaagatgaaattggACTTGCATAGCAAGAATGATCTGAAGAAAGAGTTTCCTAAGAGATGTTCACAGCTTCAGCTGGATGGAGCAAAGATGGTCATTGCTGTTACCAGCCTTTCACCATTATTGGCATTTCATCGTGTATGTTGCATAGTGCTTCTacatgcaaagaaacaaaaacgTCAGAACGATAGTTTACAGGAGAGCAAAAACATTACTGTACTCTGTGGGAAAATTTTGTTAAGTCTGGAAGatatttcaaatggaaaatattcagtaaaGATGCTAAGGGATAATAGTTACTGCACAG GTTCCATGGAAGATATACTTGCTGTCCTTGCAGTATCTGTCAGATTCTCCTTTCAGATTGTGTCTTCTGGCTGCACATTGACTCCGGTAAATTCATGGTTACTGGGAGAAATGGAGTGCACACCATTTAAGGAATGCCATGACAGCATATTCTGTCATAAAGCAGGAAATGTGTACGGTACAGTTTTTAACTGGACCCTGAAAAATCCATTTGAAGGAGTTCTAACGTTATTTTGCAG aaacCTGACTGTCTTGTTCCAGTGCCTTCATAGCCTTTCTAGAGTTCTCCCACCAAGCTGTGATGTAAAACTCCTGAGATCTGGAAGCAAAAGTATACTTACTGAACAGTTAGCACtggctttggaaaaagaaatcttcatctTAAGGTGTTCTTTCTTCTCAAAAGAAAGTAAAGCTGAAAACAGTCTGACATGGGACAATAAGCCTGGCAAGAAAATCAGTGATGTTCCTGTGGCTTCTTTACTGGACAGTGAGGATGGAGTTCAGCAGTTCAGAAAGAAGCTTCAGAATGAACGGGAAGAGAGTGTGCTAAGTATGAATCAAACAATGAATGGTGCCCTTTACCAggaaattgctttgaaaatagcAGAAGCTCAGCTCAGTTCAGATATGATTGTGTGGAGACTGAGCAAGTCCTAG
- the FANCB gene encoding Fanconi anemia group B protein isoform X2, with amino-acid sequence MLLGKQEHFLSYNGEVLIFQLSKPNHVEGAADKTMNLCVRRMSFNRDTKLFVQKSSGLFSMRASHLKIEIICCSCATDSRTGVILPCILMKKKKRNNVFRYLLLLLHSSNQFEQSFYFKLDYELKEDIRLFTGPSVLWRHANKLFYISSDTCTVLSAPVQLSSVVWTGEIADEGTVVLGTGTACLPESEDEDEFSTSDRAIWGSEFFGYAVKTQKMLTGTCFMPHAYSRVVSSVYVCKNEISKKQLRISLVAITHKNQLIWFQNGLPKGVCELPYEKPCSVKTAVTSSSDLLFIVSFASGNICVVQRRDSLQVASKWQKVKSVLVDDFIGSGSEQLLLLLKDDSNTEVLSTFILTDLGEVNYASGINYKHDVPAAEGLQENGLLTVQALETRLQAGCTSVRELQQHLRLKKKVILESCRALINLVEERTHILPTAKEVKCRGEYRSLLNSAEPFVEGASLNHLLLSPEGLVSLWDDVENPPHSLSKETSLASKVPEHFIEKLWQRVVGDSLVVGVELTASFYLSLSDVSLSLVMDQDFSLISPIIKCRNKIIKLNKAFSALSVSSCQIEPPPKKMKLDLHSKNDLKKEFPKRCSQLQLDGAKMVIAVTSLSPLLAFHRVCCIVLLHAKKQKRQNDSLQESKNITVLCGKILLSLEDISNGKYSVKMLRDNSYCTGSMEDILAVLAVSVRFSFQIVSSGCTLTPVNSWLLGEMECTPFKECHDSIFCHKAGNVYGTVFNWTLKNPFEGVLTLFCRNLTVLFQCLHSLSRVLPPSCDVKLLRSGSKSILTEQLALALEKEIFILRCSFFSKESKAENSLTWDNKPGKKISDVPVASLLDSEDGVQQFRKKLQNEREESVLNTTYASRKRTACGLAESSTSVCMSSRCIRVVMW; translated from the exons ATGCTTCTGGGTAAGCAAGAACACTTCCTGTCCTACAATGGTGAAGTCCTTATATTTCAGCTGTCAAAACCAAATCATGTCGAGGGAGCAGCTGATAAAACAATGAACTTATGTGTCAGAAGAATGTCATTCAACAGAGACACTAAGCTGTTTGTTCAGAAGTCTTCTGGATTATTCAGCATGCGTGccagtcatttaaaaattgaaataatttgttgtaGCTGCGCAACGGATTCCAGAACAGGGGTTATTCTTCCCTGCATTttgatgaagaagaaaaaacgGAACAATGTTTTCAGATACCTTTTATTGTTGCTTCACAGCTCAAATCAATTTGAGcagtccttttattttaaattggattATGAGCTGAAAGAAGACATCAGGTTGTTTACTGGCCCTTCAGTCTTGTGGAGGCATGCCAACAAGCTGTTCTACATCTCTTCTGACACCTGCACAGTTCTAAGTGCTCCTGTTCAGCTGTCTTCTGTTGTGTGGACAGGTGAAATTGCAGATGAAGGCACTGTTGTCTTAGGGACAGGAACTGCTTGCCTGCCAGAGAGTGAAGATGAGGATGAGTTTTCCACTTCAGACAGAGCCATCTGGGGTAGCGAGTTCTTTGGATACGcagttaaaacacaaaaaatgctAACTGGCACGTGCTTTATGCCTCATGCTTACAGCAGAGTGGTATCTTCTGTCTACGTCTGCAAGAATGAGATATCAAAAAAACAGCTCCGAATATCACTTGTTGCCATAACCCACAAGAATCAGCTTATTTGGTTCCAAAATGGTCTCCCTAAAGGTGTTTGTGAGCTTCCTTATGAGAAACCATGTTCAGTAAAAACAGCTGTAACCAGTAGCAGTGATTTGCTATTTATTGTGTCTTTTGCCTCCGGAAATATCTGTGTTGTACAGAGGAGAGACAGCTTACAG GTGGCTTCCAAATGGCAAAAAGTGAAGTCTGTTCTGGTGGATGATTTTATTGGCTCTGGAAGCGAGCAACTGTTACTTCTTTTGAAGGATGATTCCAATACAGAAGTGTTAAGTACGTTCATACTAACAGATCTTGGAGAGGTCAACTATGCA agTGGTATTAATTATAAACATGATGTTCCTGCTGCAGAAGGATTGCAAGAGAATGGTTTGCTTACTGTCCAAGCCCTTGAAACAAGATTACAG gCTGGTTGCACCTCTGTTCGAGAACTACAGCAGCATTTAAGACTCAAAAAGAAGGTTATTCTTGAATCTTGCAGAGCATTAATAAATCTTGTTGAAGAAAGAACCCATATTCTACCAACTGCAAAAGAGGTAAAATGCAGAGGAGAGTACAGATCTCTTCTGAATTCTGCTGAGCCATTTGTAGAGGGTGCTTCCCTCAACCACTTGTTGCTTTCACCG GAAGGTCTTGTCTCTCTCTGGGATGATGTAGAAAATCCTCCTCATTCTCTTAGTAAAGAGACATCATTGGCGTCTAAAGTCCCAGAGCACTTCATAGAGAAATTGTGGCAGCGTGTTGTGGGTGACAGCTTGGTAGTTGGAGTAGAACTAACTGCATCATTTTACTT GTCACTGAGTGATGTCAGTTTATCTTTAGTGATGGATCAAGACTTCTCTTTGATTTCTCCGATTATCAAGTGTCGAAATAAAATCATTAAGCTGAACAAAGCATTCTCAGCATTGTCTGTCTCCTCGTGTCAAATTGAGCCTCCTccaaaaaagatgaaattggACTTGCATAGCAAGAATGATCTGAAGAAAGAGTTTCCTAAGAGATGTTCACAGCTTCAGCTGGATGGAGCAAAGATGGTCATTGCTGTTACCAGCCTTTCACCATTATTGGCATTTCATCGTGTATGTTGCATAGTGCTTCTacatgcaaagaaacaaaaacgTCAGAACGATAGTTTACAGGAGAGCAAAAACATTACTGTACTCTGTGGGAAAATTTTGTTAAGTCTGGAAGatatttcaaatggaaaatattcagtaaaGATGCTAAGGGATAATAGTTACTGCACAG GTTCCATGGAAGATATACTTGCTGTCCTTGCAGTATCTGTCAGATTCTCCTTTCAGATTGTGTCTTCTGGCTGCACATTGACTCCGGTAAATTCATGGTTACTGGGAGAAATGGAGTGCACACCATTTAAGGAATGCCATGACAGCATATTCTGTCATAAAGCAGGAAATGTGTACGGTACAGTTTTTAACTGGACCCTGAAAAATCCATTTGAAGGAGTTCTAACGTTATTTTGCAG aaacCTGACTGTCTTGTTCCAGTGCCTTCATAGCCTTTCTAGAGTTCTCCCACCAAGCTGTGATGTAAAACTCCTGAGATCTGGAAGCAAAAGTATACTTACTGAACAGTTAGCACtggctttggaaaaagaaatcttcatctTAAGGTGTTCTTTCTTCTCAAAAGAAAGTAAAGCTGAAAACAGTCTGACATGGGACAATAAGCCTGGCAAGAAAATCAGTGATGTTCCTGTGGCTTCTTTACTGGACAGTGAGGATGGAGTTCAGCAGTTCAGAAAGAAGCTTCAGAATGAACGGGAAGAGAGTGTGCTAA ATACCACCTATGCATCCAGGAAGAGAACTGCCTGTGGTCTTGCAG aaagttCAACTTCTGTGTGTATGTCCTCCAGATGCATTAGAGTGGTGATGTGGTGA
- the FANCB gene encoding Fanconi anemia group B protein isoform X3, protein MLLGKQEHFLSYNGEVLIFQLSKPNHVEGAADKTMNLCVRRMSFNRDTKLFVQKSSGLFSMRASHLKIEIICCSCATDSRTGVILPCILMKKKKRNNVFRYLLLLLHSSNQFEQSFYFKLDYELKEDIRLFTGPSVLWRHANKLFYISSDTCTVLSAPVQLSSVVWTGEIADEGTVVLGTGTACLPESEDEDEFSTSDRAIWGSEFFGYAVKTQKMLTGTCFMPHAYSRVVSSVYVCKNEISKKQLRISLVAITHKNQLIWFQNGLPKGVCELPYEKPCSVKTAVTSSSDLLFIVSFASGNICVVQRRDSLQVASKWQKVKSVLVDDFIGSGSEQLLLLLKDDSNTEVLSTFILTDLGEVNYASGINYKHDVPAAEGLQENGLLTVQALETRLQAGCTSVRELQQHLRLKKKVILESCRALINLVEERTHILPTAKEEGLVSLWDDVENPPHSLSKETSLASKVPEHFIEKLWQRVVGDSLVVGVELTASFYLSLSDVSLSLVMDQDFSLISPIIKCRNKIIKLNKAFSALSVSSCQIEPPPKKMKLDLHSKNDLKKEFPKRCSQLQLDGAKMVIAVTSLSPLLAFHRVCCIVLLHAKKQKRQNDSLQESKNITVLCGKILLSLEDISNGKYSVKMLRDNSYCTGSMEDILAVLAVSVRFSFQIVSSGCTLTPVNSWLLGEMECTPFKECHDSIFCHKAGNVYGTVFNWTLKNPFEGVLTLFCRNLTVLFQCLHSLSRVLPPSCDVKLLRSGSKSILTEQLALALEKEIFILRCSFFSKESKAENSLTWDNKPGKKISDVPVASLLDSEDGVQQFRKKLQNEREESVLSMNQTMNGALYQEIALKIAEAQLSSDMIVWRLSKS, encoded by the exons ATGCTTCTGGGTAAGCAAGAACACTTCCTGTCCTACAATGGTGAAGTCCTTATATTTCAGCTGTCAAAACCAAATCATGTCGAGGGAGCAGCTGATAAAACAATGAACTTATGTGTCAGAAGAATGTCATTCAACAGAGACACTAAGCTGTTTGTTCAGAAGTCTTCTGGATTATTCAGCATGCGTGccagtcatttaaaaattgaaataatttgttgtaGCTGCGCAACGGATTCCAGAACAGGGGTTATTCTTCCCTGCATTttgatgaagaagaaaaaacgGAACAATGTTTTCAGATACCTTTTATTGTTGCTTCACAGCTCAAATCAATTTGAGcagtccttttattttaaattggattATGAGCTGAAAGAAGACATCAGGTTGTTTACTGGCCCTTCAGTCTTGTGGAGGCATGCCAACAAGCTGTTCTACATCTCTTCTGACACCTGCACAGTTCTAAGTGCTCCTGTTCAGCTGTCTTCTGTTGTGTGGACAGGTGAAATTGCAGATGAAGGCACTGTTGTCTTAGGGACAGGAACTGCTTGCCTGCCAGAGAGTGAAGATGAGGATGAGTTTTCCACTTCAGACAGAGCCATCTGGGGTAGCGAGTTCTTTGGATACGcagttaaaacacaaaaaatgctAACTGGCACGTGCTTTATGCCTCATGCTTACAGCAGAGTGGTATCTTCTGTCTACGTCTGCAAGAATGAGATATCAAAAAAACAGCTCCGAATATCACTTGTTGCCATAACCCACAAGAATCAGCTTATTTGGTTCCAAAATGGTCTCCCTAAAGGTGTTTGTGAGCTTCCTTATGAGAAACCATGTTCAGTAAAAACAGCTGTAACCAGTAGCAGTGATTTGCTATTTATTGTGTCTTTTGCCTCCGGAAATATCTGTGTTGTACAGAGGAGAGACAGCTTACAG GTGGCTTCCAAATGGCAAAAAGTGAAGTCTGTTCTGGTGGATGATTTTATTGGCTCTGGAAGCGAGCAACTGTTACTTCTTTTGAAGGATGATTCCAATACAGAAGTGTTAAGTACGTTCATACTAACAGATCTTGGAGAGGTCAACTATGCA agTGGTATTAATTATAAACATGATGTTCCTGCTGCAGAAGGATTGCAAGAGAATGGTTTGCTTACTGTCCAAGCCCTTGAAACAAGATTACAG gCTGGTTGCACCTCTGTTCGAGAACTACAGCAGCATTTAAGACTCAAAAAGAAGGTTATTCTTGAATCTTGCAGAGCATTAATAAATCTTGTTGAAGAAAGAACCCATATTCTACCAACTGCAAAAGAG GAAGGTCTTGTCTCTCTCTGGGATGATGTAGAAAATCCTCCTCATTCTCTTAGTAAAGAGACATCATTGGCGTCTAAAGTCCCAGAGCACTTCATAGAGAAATTGTGGCAGCGTGTTGTGGGTGACAGCTTGGTAGTTGGAGTAGAACTAACTGCATCATTTTACTT GTCACTGAGTGATGTCAGTTTATCTTTAGTGATGGATCAAGACTTCTCTTTGATTTCTCCGATTATCAAGTGTCGAAATAAAATCATTAAGCTGAACAAAGCATTCTCAGCATTGTCTGTCTCCTCGTGTCAAATTGAGCCTCCTccaaaaaagatgaaattggACTTGCATAGCAAGAATGATCTGAAGAAAGAGTTTCCTAAGAGATGTTCACAGCTTCAGCTGGATGGAGCAAAGATGGTCATTGCTGTTACCAGCCTTTCACCATTATTGGCATTTCATCGTGTATGTTGCATAGTGCTTCTacatgcaaagaaacaaaaacgTCAGAACGATAGTTTACAGGAGAGCAAAAACATTACTGTACTCTGTGGGAAAATTTTGTTAAGTCTGGAAGatatttcaaatggaaaatattcagtaaaGATGCTAAGGGATAATAGTTACTGCACAG GTTCCATGGAAGATATACTTGCTGTCCTTGCAGTATCTGTCAGATTCTCCTTTCAGATTGTGTCTTCTGGCTGCACATTGACTCCGGTAAATTCATGGTTACTGGGAGAAATGGAGTGCACACCATTTAAGGAATGCCATGACAGCATATTCTGTCATAAAGCAGGAAATGTGTACGGTACAGTTTTTAACTGGACCCTGAAAAATCCATTTGAAGGAGTTCTAACGTTATTTTGCAG aaacCTGACTGTCTTGTTCCAGTGCCTTCATAGCCTTTCTAGAGTTCTCCCACCAAGCTGTGATGTAAAACTCCTGAGATCTGGAAGCAAAAGTATACTTACTGAACAGTTAGCACtggctttggaaaaagaaatcttcatctTAAGGTGTTCTTTCTTCTCAAAAGAAAGTAAAGCTGAAAACAGTCTGACATGGGACAATAAGCCTGGCAAGAAAATCAGTGATGTTCCTGTGGCTTCTTTACTGGACAGTGAGGATGGAGTTCAGCAGTTCAGAAAGAAGCTTCAGAATGAACGGGAAGAGAGTGTGCTAAGTATGAATCAAACAATGAATGGTGCCCTTTACCAggaaattgctttgaaaatagcAGAAGCTCAGCTCAGTTCAGATATGATTGTGTGGAGACTGAGCAAGTCCTAG